CGCCCATTGCCGACTGGCTCGAAAACTTCATTCAAAAGCGCTGTGACGAAACTGTCAGGAAGATCCCAGTTTCGATTCCTGGTTATTTGCCCAAATGCCGTCGTACCCAGCAGGAAGACGACCTCCTCATCGCTGAGTTCCTGGGTCAGGAGTTCGGGAAACTGCGCCTTAAGATCCCGGTGCAGGTAAAAGAAGTCGATCTCAGGGTAACCATAAGACCCCGTTGCGTCCACCAGAACGCCCCGCCGTTTGAGTTCCTCACGCACCTTGGTGAAGCGATTGTCGAGATCGTCCACGGCCACGTACTGAAGCTTGGGTAGCTTAAGCAGGGGATCCAGACTCTCAAGGGGGCTGCCATGCAAACTGACGATTTCAAGATTCTGGAGCGCCGTGATGGTCGAAATATCCCGGATCTGATTCCAACCCAATTCCAGTTGAGTCAAGGACTTTGGAAGCTTTTCGACATCCAAGGTTTCAATGCGGTTGTTTCTGAGCCAGAGACTGCGCAGGGACGTGAGATGACTCAGATCAGGCACCGAACTGAAGTTGACATTGTCCGCATTCAAGATTTCCAGCGCCGGCATCTCGCCGAGCTTGATCGTCTCCAGGGGATTGTCACTGAAGTCCAATTTATAGAGCCTGGGCAGCTTGTCCAGGACCAGACTCGTCAGCTGATTCTTTTCCAAGGCAAGCCAGCCGAGATTGGCTTTGTCCGACAGCGCAAAGCTCGTCAAGCGGTTCTGGTAAAGAAAGAGCGTTAAGAGTTGGGGCAGTTCCTGCGTGAATGAAGCATTCGTCAGTTCATTCTGCTCCAGGCGTAATTCCTGCAATCCTGAAGGCAGAGCGCCTACAGTTGCGATTCGATTGCGTCCCGCTTTAAGAACGGTGAGCTGATTCATCGCACTCAGATCAGGGATCTGCCTGACCTGATTATTCCAAAACCTGAGCGTCGTCAGGCTTTTCCAATTATTCGCAGGAATTTCCTGCAGCTGATTATTATCCACGATAAGTTTCCGCAGGGAGTTGGACTGGGCTATCCAGCTGAGGTCTTTCACCCTGTTCTGGGCAAGATTGATCTCCTCCGTGATGGAGGCTCCTTCCCATGCGCTGAGATCATCAATCCTGTTGAAACTCAGATCGAGTTTACGGAAGCGCCCTCCCTGCAGGAGGCTAAGATCGCGAACCTGCAGACCAGCGAGATTGAGATCACGATTCTGACTCAATGCCTCTTTAATTTGACTGCAATCGCTCTGATGCAGGGCTCCAGCGACAGCGTCCAGAAGAGTTTGGCCA
This genomic interval from Oligoflexus sp. contains the following:
- a CDS encoding trypsin-like serine protease — encoded protein: MRLKCFLLLSFLSISCGPQSVSDLNIMNGATGDERFRATLALTVFGNSLCSASLISPYHAVTARHCVASIRENLSVHAGTDSRKPQESAEVKAVYILPYLDEAPQSSIQLNGESWQAYDVALLELKSPILSVEPYQLIDQAYDWGATLQDFSTLAKKSVFIAGFGATSQEDAVQREGNTLRHHTEVGIHRLDEGVVQVSGDNTGACSGDSGGSLVFPQSESGAFLLGGVLSTGSPCFPGTSVFNTYALIYPNLCWIKKIVNQNANTLDFASHIRCDDAGIVETVQARTVCSGLTKSPDGQTLLDAVAGALHQSDCSQIKEALSQNRDLNLAGLQVRDLSLLQGGRFRKLDLSFNRIDDLSAWEGASITEEINLAQNRVKDLSWIAQSNSLRKLIVDNNQLQEIPANNWKSLTTLRFWNNQVRQIPDLSAMNQLTVLKAGRNRIATVGALPSGLQELRLEQNELTNASFTQELPQLLTLFLYQNRLTSFALSDKANLGWLALEKNQLTSLVLDKLPRLYKLDFSDNPLETIKLGEMPALEILNADNVNFSSVPDLSHLTSLRSLWLRNNRIETLDVEKLPKSLTQLELGWNQIRDISTITALQNLEIVSLHGSPLESLDPLLKLPKLQYVAVDDLDNRFTKVREELKRRGVLVDATGSYGYPEIDFFYLHRDLKAQFPELLTQELSDEEVVFLLGTTAFGQITRNRNWDLPDSFVTALLNEVFEPVGNGRYHLRAEVGQRVFRYAKDFNNYF